One region of Priestia megaterium genomic DNA includes:
- a CDS encoding WXG100 family type VII secretion target, which produces MEIKVNPEVLQTFAERIQQSHSQTADALQKLSWEATNLHFLSVADIDKVLDLQEELQHMIRKLDSLTENAHLLVKDTAEQMRKADGELEGSSGWTEFWSSVWSDGSAHSQDTWNDIKNLKEWNTYDNMHRTIEKPLGTLNVMWNSLSMSWEEKVVNGSTCSRTEFFTYGVIQMGLGILSQEMNPSNIMFSDSTEEVKRE; this is translated from the coding sequence ATGGAGATAAAAGTAAATCCAGAGGTGCTGCAGACATTTGCAGAGCGAATTCAACAGTCTCATTCACAGACGGCTGATGCACTTCAAAAACTAAGCTGGGAAGCTACAAATCTACATTTCTTGTCTGTTGCAGATATTGATAAAGTGCTGGACTTGCAGGAAGAGTTACAGCATATGATTCGCAAACTTGATTCGCTAACGGAAAATGCACATTTATTAGTAAAAGACACTGCAGAGCAAATGAGAAAAGCAGATGGAGAGCTAGAAGGCTCTTCAGGCTGGACGGAGTTTTGGTCGAGCGTATGGAGCGATGGGAGCGCCCATTCGCAAGATACGTGGAATGACATAAAGAACTTAAAAGAATGGAACACGTATGACAATATGCATAGAACGATTGAAAAACCTCTAGGTACTCTTAATGTTATGTGGAATTCGCTTTCTATGTCTTGGGAAGAAAAAGTAGTGAATGGTTCTACATGCAGTCGAACGGAATTTTTCACTTATGGGGTTATTCAAATGGGATTGGGCATTTTAAGTCAGGAGATGAATCCTTCAAACATTATGTTTAGTGACAGCACAGAGGAAGTGAAGAGAGAATGA
- the essB gene encoding type VII secretion protein EssB gives MSEKRPTYLEEQLEAVMTRHNNEYTFVFQKEKIRLDRSVEIEMLKDVNTAFQKEIMMSDDELKITIKPTSEFQPFTALRGKEEQQKWLFADQLIKKVKQHSFSRLHLLICPENIIFDKSLSPAFLHYGVKESLPPYEPNEEQSFQELKATIAAAVDSSHTFEQYFKLYETLQLKEDAKKIMHISNEEELSQFVQHKLTQIEKHQKTLVQLPQKRWTIFKFSSVGILVLLIPALIYTFYSYFFAQPKQEAFVESNEYFLEKNYSKVVDTLEDYDIESMPKIVQYEIATSYLVNEKLGEEQKANALKTITLQSDPQYFAYWFYIGRGDNKKALEVSRLLEERSLIIYALMKYEGQLKTDNDLAADKKQEELDKVANELEEFKKENDQQEAEAAKQQEEKQAEEAQAAKQQEEEQKAAEAEKKKQEEQKKQQEDQSK, from the coding sequence ATGTCAGAGAAGAGACCGACTTACTTAGAAGAGCAGCTCGAAGCTGTAATGACACGTCATAATAATGAATATACATTTGTTTTTCAAAAAGAAAAAATTCGACTTGATCGTTCTGTTGAAATTGAAATGTTAAAGGATGTAAACACGGCTTTTCAAAAAGAAATCATGATGAGCGATGATGAACTTAAAATAACAATTAAGCCTACCTCTGAATTTCAACCTTTTACAGCATTAAGGGGAAAAGAAGAACAGCAAAAGTGGCTGTTTGCAGATCAGCTTATCAAAAAGGTAAAGCAGCATTCTTTTTCAAGGCTGCATTTGTTGATTTGTCCAGAAAATATCATTTTTGATAAAAGTTTAAGTCCTGCTTTTTTACATTATGGAGTGAAAGAAAGTTTACCTCCTTATGAGCCTAACGAGGAACAAAGCTTTCAGGAGTTAAAGGCTACGATAGCGGCGGCCGTTGACTCATCGCATACATTTGAACAGTATTTTAAGTTATACGAGACCTTGCAATTAAAAGAAGACGCTAAAAAAATAATGCATATCAGCAATGAGGAAGAGTTGAGTCAATTTGTTCAGCATAAGCTAACCCAAATTGAAAAACATCAAAAGACACTTGTTCAACTTCCTCAAAAACGCTGGACCATTTTTAAGTTTTCATCTGTCGGTATACTTGTCTTATTAATTCCAGCTCTTATTTATACTTTTTATTCTTATTTTTTTGCTCAGCCGAAACAAGAAGCATTTGTAGAAAGCAACGAATACTTTCTTGAAAAAAACTACAGCAAAGTAGTCGACACACTTGAAGATTACGATATTGAAAGTATGCCTAAAATTGTGCAATACGAAATAGCAACCTCCTATCTTGTTAATGAAAAGTTGGGAGAGGAGCAAAAGGCAAATGCTTTAAAGACTATTACGCTTCAGTCAGATCCTCAGTACTTTGCCTATTGGTTTTACATTGGCCGAGGAGACAACAAAAAAGCTTTAGAAGTGAGCAGGTTGTTAGAAGAACGTTCGTTAATTATCTATGCATTAATGAAATACGAAGGTCAGCTAAAGACAGACAACGATTTAGCGGCTGATAAAAAGCAAGAAGAGCTTGATAAAGTAGCGAATGAACTGGAAGAATTCAAGAAAGAAAATGATCAGCAAGAAGCGGAAGCAGCCAAGCAGCAAGAAGAGAAACAGGCTGAGG
- a CDS encoding DEAD/DEAH box helicase: MSQFIETLQPFLQEAWKKAGFNEPTAIQTKAISEILANKDVIGESPTGTGKTLAYLLPVLHRIQPGPSHVQAVILASSHELVMQIHGEIQTWSQGSGISSAAFIGGANMKRQLEKLKKRPNIIVGTPGRLNELIKMKKLKMHEVKTIVIDEADQLFVPEHVQTVQQIVKMALSDRQILIFSATVSERTKSLAKDMMNQPLEIEVGRDELPASKVEHVYIKSEARDKVDVLRKLVRQEQMKALAFFKGIDTLIEFEEKLTFKRVEAGSLHSETKKEDRATTIKGFRKGDFPVLLATDVAARGLDIKGLTHVIHIDVPQDADQYVHRSGRTGRSGAEGTVISLVTEREERNLKQIARELQLSLAKKELYMGEIVDEGTKEQSRTAKKPSKKPFNKKKKQKGRM, encoded by the coding sequence ATGAGTCAGTTTATAGAGACTTTACAGCCTTTTTTACAAGAGGCGTGGAAAAAAGCAGGGTTCAATGAGCCTACTGCCATTCAAACGAAAGCTATTTCAGAGATTTTAGCTAATAAAGATGTAATAGGAGAATCCCCAACGGGAACAGGAAAGACACTGGCATATTTGTTGCCTGTCTTACATCGCATTCAGCCGGGACCATCTCATGTTCAAGCGGTTATTTTAGCATCTTCCCATGAATTAGTTATGCAAATTCATGGTGAAATTCAAACTTGGTCGCAGGGAAGCGGTATTTCAAGCGCTGCGTTTATTGGCGGAGCAAATATGAAACGGCAATTAGAAAAACTCAAAAAGCGCCCTAATATCATTGTTGGTACCCCAGGACGTTTGAACGAATTAATTAAAATGAAGAAATTAAAAATGCACGAAGTCAAAACAATTGTGATTGATGAAGCGGATCAATTGTTTGTACCTGAGCATGTTCAAACGGTTCAACAGATTGTAAAAATGGCGTTAAGTGATCGTCAAATCCTAATCTTCTCAGCTACTGTATCAGAACGTACCAAATCGCTAGCGAAAGACATGATGAACCAGCCTCTTGAAATAGAGGTAGGAAGAGATGAACTCCCAGCTTCGAAGGTAGAGCATGTATACATCAAAAGTGAAGCTAGAGATAAAGTGGACGTGCTTAGAAAACTAGTTCGTCAAGAACAAATGAAAGCTTTAGCCTTTTTTAAAGGGATTGATACTCTGATCGAGTTTGAAGAAAAATTAACATTTAAGCGTGTAGAAGCAGGCTCTTTACACAGTGAAACGAAAAAAGAAGATCGTGCTACGACGATTAAAGGTTTTCGAAAAGGAGATTTCCCTGTCTTATTAGCAACGGATGTCGCAGCTAGAGGATTAGACATTAAGGGATTGACGCATGTAATTCATATCGATGTTCCTCAAGATGCAGATCAATACGTACATCGCTCAGGTAGAACAGGCAGATCGGGAGCAGAAGGTACAGTCATTTCTCTTGTCACTGAACGAGAAGAGCGAAATTTAAAACAAATCGCACGTGAACTTCAACTTTCATTAGCGAAAAAAGAGCTTTATATGGGCGAAATCGTCGATGAAGGTACAAAAGAGCAGTCCCGTACAGCTAAAAAACCTTCAAAAAAGCCATTTAACAAGAAAAAGAAACAAAAAGGTCGGATGTAA
- a CDS encoding SseB family protein has product MKYTFNLLEKSLIEAMKDNKKIAQFYKTLMNSNLWLVVSSEHVASDILIAEHYVQTMKSAAYRYLPVFSSKYPIEQMLKDEKTVCVSFKDMLPVLNEEIAILLNPDTPLSKLFIPEEIRMLKEDKNYFKQ; this is encoded by the coding sequence ATGAAGTATACATTTAATTTATTAGAAAAATCGTTAATTGAAGCAATGAAAGATAATAAAAAAATTGCTCAATTTTATAAAACTTTAATGAATAGCAATTTATGGCTAGTTGTTAGCTCAGAACATGTAGCATCAGATATATTAATTGCAGAGCACTACGTTCAGACGATGAAAAGTGCAGCGTATCGATATTTACCTGTTTTTTCGTCAAAATATCCGATTGAACAGATGCTAAAAGATGAAAAGACCGTATGTGTATCATTTAAGGATATGCTGCCTGTATTAAATGAAGAAATAGCCATATTACTTAATCCTGACACGCCTCTCTCAAAATTATTCATCCCGGAAGAAATAAGAATGTTAAAAGAAGATAAAAATTATTTTAAGCAGTAG
- a CDS encoding EsaB/YukD family protein, with translation MYIEVTVDLKHYTGDRFDLRLSNYHSIKKVVEIVWQAKKITQSPKDGAWIRVSNKNLIFSGNETMINCGITTGDCIEIL, from the coding sequence ATGTATATAGAAGTAACAGTAGACTTAAAGCACTATACAGGTGATCGGTTCGATTTGCGACTATCAAACTATCATTCAATCAAAAAAGTAGTCGAGATCGTTTGGCAAGCTAAAAAGATTACTCAATCACCAAAGGACGGTGCGTGGATACGTGTTTCAAATAAAAATCTTATTTTCTCGGGAAATGAGACGATGATTAACTGCGGAATTACCACAGGTGATTGTATCGAAATTCTCTAA
- a CDS encoding WXG100 family type VII secretion target encodes MSGIIRVTPAELRDMSGRYTNESGQVQELVSRLDTMKNQLQDMWEGASSEAFAAQYEELKPSFVEMSNLLTKIAKQLDDSANVLEDTDNQIASQIRG; translated from the coding sequence ATGTCAGGAATTATTCGCGTAACACCAGCAGAGCTTCGCGACATGTCAGGTCGCTATACTAACGAAAGCGGTCAAGTTCAAGAACTAGTAAGCCGTCTTGATACAATGAAAAATCAACTTCAAGATATGTGGGAAGGTGCTTCAAGCGAAGCGTTTGCTGCTCAATACGAAGAATTAAAACCTTCTTTCGTTGAAATGTCTAACCTACTTACAAAAATTGCTAAGCAATTAGACGACTCTGCAAATGTTCTTGAAGATACAGATAACCAAATCGCTAGCCAAATCCGCGGTTAA